GTGCTAACATACGCACTTTTGGCCGATTGAGAACGAGGGCTGATGACTCCTTTCGAGTCCGGAGGTCGACTACAATAAAGGGATAgtagtataagtataagtataagtataagtagtATAGTATAAGAGCAcggttatgtttttttatatgtacAATGTTTCTTCTCTCTTTATTTTTCTATTCTCTATTTCTTTTCACATGTCCCTATTTCCTCTTTCTCCTTACTATTTGTGACGTCACAATCTTTCAACAGTTTGCATGCGAATACTTGCGGTAACTATGACTTAggtttttctttctctctccgTGTTCTGGTACACCGTCTCCAATGCTTAACCTTCCAGCTGCCCCTTGCAACATCATCGGGGACTTCTGCGCTTTTAGCATCTCTTCTGCGCGATGGCGGAAACGGAATTCAGACTTCCAACAAAATGGATGGCTGAGCTGTTGCTGGAAATAAATCAGCACGTAAAATAAAGGGCCCGCTGGACGGACCGGTCCTGCGTATTAGTATTCGGGCTAGTTTTGCGTGAGAGACCAGACCAGATTACCTTTTCTCCCACTTTTTCAGCTCTCCTCTTTCTACTTTCCTTATCCTTCTATTGTCCTTTAATCCTGTTTTCTGTGAACCGGAACTAAACTTTACTAACATtgttttcccatttcaaattttcaacGAACCTTACGTAGATTCTATTCGTTTTCCGCTACAACCTTTATTCACCTTTTtccaataattcaattttaaatttaattttccgtcGTGCACTTTTGACTTCCTGAAACGGTTGAAGTCGTTCGCCGGCACTGCTTATTCACCGAGCTTTTCTTTTTTCCCAGCTTTTGTGTGGTGaaacaattcatttttctttctCTGTCCAGTTGGTAGATCCTTTTGATGACGGTAGATCAACTGGATAGTGTGTCAATGACAAGACTCAAACCGTCTGtgaatttatgaaaatcatCCAGTGACCGACGGTTTGGAATAAGtatatgaaaaattatttttaatacatTTATTTGAATTTGGTTGGAGCAAAAATTGCGCTTTTAACCAACGGTTACAGCTCCGGTTTTTGTTtgaccaatttttgttttttataggcAAAAATGGCTCTGTTTATCTGTGGCTCTGTTTAATCCGGTAAATCAACACTGGTTTTGAACTTCCTGGCCAAATCACGAATAGATGCAGACCTgttctgaatataatttacaacttttcggTCCAATTCGGGATTATTTGGTCTGGAGTTTCGTCCACTTTTGCTGAAATCCTCGGAAGAACAGTCATTACCGAACTTTGCGATGATTCGTTTAACACTTTCTGGACAAACTTTGATTCTTTTTGGTATTTTGTGGTATGTAACACCCGGTGCACCAATTgtgcagaattttctttttagtttccaaatcaatccacgacattttgaaaacaactttatgaccgctactaaatgacttgtatttcgatttttgacatgtaaacaaagcgTGCTCTGATTATACGACtaaaaaaagttcacccgtTTGTGTGTAATAACGTGTTAAAGTTTTAAGGCTTTTCGATACACTTCTtagtagaaaaaaatgaggcataccacaatagttcaaaatgatGAACACAGTGGTTTACACTGTGAAAGAtaaaactataatttttttatttccccCTTTtcttaaaatgaaaaatttggtCTGTCAACTAACACTAGTGTCTTATCCTTGGGAgggaaaaaattgtaatgggttgcaTCTGTGTGGCACCATAAGCTATTATAATAACCTTGCCGATATCGCCTattacactggagaaatagtttagtaaaagcagctatcaaatctttagtagccaaaacattgataaaatatacaaatgttttgtaaatattaccaaaattgcgtaaaagcgatgtcagacgcaatgaacgttcctaccagagattcgtagattttacttcataccattagtaactttgtttttttgtcatacctaacatctgtgatgtgcgcactttgcaatcgccatttctattttggagatgaagcgattcggaggtaagcattttgttgatgttacgtttcattacatatatacatatttaatattattaacatatgtacttggaggcgatctggcgtagtggtcacatccatacctctcacgcagagatcacgagttcaattctcactcccgacattcttccaaaaatggaagtaaaagtgacgaaccagccgaaatgtgctgaaaatcactataatagagaaaaaaaaacatatgtacttcttttcttcatagagaTATGAGAGAACAAAATGCGAATGAAACGTGCTGGTGCTACCGACACTCCCTAAATAATGCAAactagagcgatgcagcaggaagagggaactttcctcgtgtacgctgctcatagaataagttatatattattattattatgtattctaagtatgtgaagttaaatgtaatcaaatagaattttttaaattaaaaataattattaaaaaacatttttactatccctgatgattatctctcccaaatgagaagcaaaattttcactgttattgcaccaatgttggaccaacaaatcgaagtttgtttgacgtttgtgcctaccaatttctttcgtaatatgtaccaatgattagtagggtagaaaatgactagagaattggtaacatgtaccaaagaattcgtcatattttctaaattttgctctcagtgaacatggctgaaagtgcatttcatatgattgtttcacctggtatatatatagagatcCTTGGTCCATACATTCccgtcttatggcgggtttacattagggagatctataactatagatggatttattcacccgaaCATAGATGTAAAtgggtgagaatatatatgatacacttctcCGAGGTATATATGTATACGATgcatagaataaattcaggcatatgtaaacgcaggtgaatttctcactggtgagaaatcacttaagttggatgcagttctacttcaggtgaataaattcaccaaaaatatgaatatattcattatataagttcgcgctagtgtaaacggttaatgcgatttctataaatctcatcatatttcttcacacgaatatatcactagtctaaactcacccttagaggcgaatgatctgaaaagtttaaagcctcttaaatcaTCATCATTCCCGACATTTATACTGAAACTTTCAattataaaattgttttcaaaaacaattttcgtatgagattttttaatcgcctgcaaaaaaagtgtttttcatttgaatataatactaatttgatacagagagttaattttcattcataattttaattttaaaagtgtgttcattccgccagaaaatcaattattatttttgacgctcccctaaattcGTAGACGAaactcaatgccatcaatgcgaaTTGACATATGTTTTCTTGCTTTTATTGCTATTAGAACCCCTCTCATTTATAGGTCTCTAGAGAAACAGGGTGACAACAATTCTCGGTGGAGATATTTTGTCCCCCTATCTTTTGTTTTGATGAATTCTCGTCCGAAACCAGATAGAAGTCGCTGAAAGTGATATGCTTCGAACTTGTTGTTGGTAGGAGTGTTTGTTTGAATAAACGTGGAATGAATGCGCACGGCAAGCGCCTAACAAATATtgtcaaaaattttcattcatgcaGTGTCTGGTCTGCAAAGCAGATTGTTTCATTCGTGTACGAGTTGATTGGATGTTCCGCGAGTGAAAGTAGATGTAACATTAAGCTCCGTTTTCCAATGAATCACTATTATCAGACGCATTGTGTTTTACTTGGCCCCGATGTCACAAAAATGTGGAGATCCTTTTATTAATCTGAAGCATTACTCCAGTGCAAGATTAGCTACCGCGGCACATTTACGTGAAAAAATGGCAAACGAGTTAAGTGTTATTAACTGGACGAGAGAGAATGTGGTGGAATGGGCCCGAAAAGATAGCCTGAGTCGAATAGTGATCGAATGCATAGTGAAGGAAGACATCGACGGGAAATGTTTGTTGACATTGTGTGAAAATGATATCAAAAATCTGAGAGAGAAATACGCGTATACCCTTACGCTTGGGGATATGAAACGATTCTGGTTTTCGGTACGCGTCATTCAAAAGCAAAACGCTACGACATTGGCGTATTTGGGAATACTATCGGTCGGTAGTGGTACAAATGGAACGGAAGGATTGTGTTCAACAGTGGGACATCATCACCACCCACTGTTGTCGAGTTTAGGGACCAGTTATGCATCCGCGGACATAAACTACAGTGATATCGAGAGGATTTCACCGCCAATGTCCATCGATGGAAGGGCGACCTGCATTCAGCCGGAGTTCTTCAAAACTATGATAAGTTTAGGTAGGTTGATACCAAAATTCAGATGAATTAAATTTTACCAGAATATTTGAACTGCAGTTTACAGTCATCCTTGAAATATAgatttttgttgtatttttggaTTGTTTTCGTGATGACGTGAAATATGTTCTtgttttctgtgatgcaatatTCTCGAGTTTTCACACAGTGGCTTTGTTTACATTCGGCATGTACGGTATTTGATGTGAAAGCATCGAAATGTATTGTATTGCGTTCTAAATATAATGGAATTCTTAATCATTAATGAGATCCCCTGAATCGAAAATATCTTTGCATATTTTCGAAGTCGCCCTGTTTTATTGATTCAAGGGTAAatacttttattcaatgtaatgaACTATATAAAAACCCACAACACGTCGCGCTGTTTATGCGAAAACGCTGAAAAGAAATGCGATCTTACGTTTGAATTGTCTCGGTGTCATCCTTAGCAATAGGGCACTTAAATGATACAATGTAATGCGGTTATTCTGTCGTCGATTCCGCAAGTTTAAAAAGTTGATGTAGCGGTTGATGAAACCCAAGTGCTTTCTTCTATCGATTTCGGGACCAAGACCATGGCTGAGATAAAACAGGACAACTGGTTTCTTTGTTTAGTCACTACTTTTCTCCATCTTTGTGACGATTTACGGATTCCGTCTCGAAAGAAGCATTCATCTTTTGAATCCAAAAATGAATCCAGTCTATTTTCGATACCCTGTTCTGAAGTAAAGCGTACTCAAAGCGTGTTGCACCGATCGCAACAAATTATATCTGGAAGGGCCAAAGTCTGGGCTATAAGGTGGATGAACCAGAAGTTCCTATCCactatttttccaaattcaGCGGTTGTCCGCTAACTGGGCGGAGATCAGAGCCCAGCTAgggactgtccacataccacgtggacagaaaaagcacgattttagacaccccctccccctgcgtggacaagcgtgaacaTTTTCTATACCTCTACCTCTGTTGTCCACGTagacatttttaaaatataaatcgGGAAAGTAATTGAACTGTGGGTAAATTCCCTTttaagtttgtttctattttctatgctATGTTTTAACATTGATAAAAATAGTTTAATAATAGTAGCGGTTTGTACACATATCATCACGCTGTACAAGATAATAAAATGCTATGTTGTGTTATGTGATCGTTTGCGCAACTTGAAAATTCCATCATCGTTGAACTTCTTTTTTTTGTCCAAAGACTGCGCAACGTGCTTCTCATTATATCCAATAAGTCGAAGTTCTTGTCgtttcattattttttccacCTGCCTGGATAAATGATAATCTgtagatgaagatgaagatgcaatatctgggaAATACAGTGGGTGAAAAATCCCATCGCAGCCAAACTCCTAAAATTTTTCGGGCTTTTAAAGAGACATGAGGTTTGGCATTATTCTGATGGAACAGGACGCCTATCATGATGGCTAATCACTGGATCGCTAATTTTGATTCTTCTAGTTGCGAACTGTGCTTGTTGGAATctatcgactggttgcttggtagGAACCCATAATACAGAATTTCTTTCCAATAACTCAGACACAAAGATTTACTTTCTCCTGGTTAAGACAGACTTTGCGGAGCTAACGGAGTTTATTTGACTGgcctaaagattttttttcacattgcTGTGAAGGCTTAGATTTTGCATCACCAGTTGTAAGCGTGCGAACGAAGCAGCAAACTCGGTTGCGCGAAGGAATCAATCGTTATGAGTTTGGCTTGCACGTTACAGATTTCGAAGTAGAGTGTTGTGTGAATTTATCAAGAATAAACTGCATAGAccgccttcgcactaattccctacggaacgCGTAACGAACGGAGGTCGATCAATCTATCGAAATTATTCCCTCAACAAGTTGATTcaactgccttcgcactaattccttACGGAACGCGTGACGAACGGGAGTTTGAACAATTTGTTGGAATCTactaagcgggaggatcaacgagaacaagatcttcacgaactccgagcgTAAATTATACAACTATTGCATCGAACGTTGGAAGTCTGGACGCTGCTGATCTCTCGTTAGCGGACTAAAGACTGTGGTATATTCAAGGTACAACACGGGTCTCAATTCTACTTAAGAGAACTTCTGGTTGCAGAATGCAGCCTAATACTACTTACTTTATTTAATTTTGGTCGAGTTTTTATacagaactagctgacccgacaaacttcgtcccgcccaaaatttgttttttgttatcaataccttcaaacattcacgttttcttgctatgagcaagttcatgggcccaatcgcagaactgttcattgattgatcttctaatcgaccccgttgaatttaccttttactataaaattcccagtatttctaacaaaatttatcattataatatcagattattttcagacacagttcTCAATTgtcattgtcatgtttggttgaaatatgtgtaatatgattgttgttgattgttgcgtggacgtagttattctgtaacaacacaaagatggtcaaagaGGGCcccgagttttgaactcacaatcgatcgcttactaagcgaacgcgcaaccaatatggctacgggctacggagaccccctagtcttgtttcgaaaaatatcgtttcgggaccacgggcgcaatatttttttaatatttttcatgaaagctgaggttttttcacataatatatccaaataccagaggtgttattttttttttttttttttttttacaacaaggcaacaacaTAAGAAAAGATAGCTTAGTACCCGTGCGGAAAATCAAATTGCTATCTATAGAATTTTGGCTTCGGTaacgttaatacgtaagtacttGATTTAATCAACATGTTCATGCGACTCACAAACTGCAACAGCctgatatgcatatatgatttcgtatagatcgattttacgatggTGTATATCATAAAAACGATGTTTGTTATACCGATTTAAGCCCTAATCTGTAGTGATAAATAAGATAGTAGTTTTCGCATTTTAAATATACACATCGACATTGTATACGATTTTAATTCGATCTCACTTTATATGCGACTTTTAATATGCcaagttatgcgatttaatgtttgctggggtatGTAAAATTAATGTCAGATTCAATGGACATGCCTTACGGAGGttggtatattttactcgaAAGCATAAGTGAACTTGAATCATATCTGAAGATATTCGGCTCACGAATTATGATGCTTGGCATATATATTTACCAATTTCTCCTCGtaaacaataataaaaataaatatatatatatatatatatatatatatatatatatatataaattacgtCCCGAGGGTTTTCGaagggttttttaaaaaaaagaacacgCGATGTAATCACTACTTGGTTGGAAAAAGAACTAactctaatttatttttcacacgTTTATATATGGGTAGCTAATCTAAATGGAACTTATTGATAAAGCACTTTCTGGGATTCCTAGGTGTTATGTTCGGCTCGCCGTCGCTCGTGTATGTCGAGTCTGCATTCTTGGTGCCGGTGCTGGTTCTGGCGTCGGGTTACGGAGTGCAGAATTGTGTGTCTGTTGACTTGTTGCCTGATTCTAACGATGCCAATGATGTCGCtatctgttgttgttgttgttgtatttgCTCGAGCCTTTGCGATATGTGTTGTTCCTGGGATTTAGGGTTGAAGTCGGTTGCCTCGGTAACTGGTCTCTCCCTAAGTGAGGATCGTCCCGATCCGTTTGCTCTATTCTTGAAGTAAATTTTGATGATCATGAGAACAATGAATAGAGAAGTAATGCTGGTTAATGAGAATCCGCCGAATAAGGTCCAAACTTTCAGATTCAAGCTATGTTGTTGTAAGTAGACATGTTCCAATTCCTTCCggttttttgatgtttcattacCAATTGTTGATATGTCGAAATAGTGATGTTTGTTCCAGGTCGTTCTGACGTTATGGAGTGCCCCGTGGATGACGTCCATTTCGTGTACTACTTCGTTGTTCTGGAATGATTGGTTGTTCAAGTTGATAGTACAATTTGAAAATGTTATTAAGAAATTTCCAACTAAAGTGCGATCATCTGGTCCGCAGTTGCTTCGTAGGAGGTTGTCTTTTGCGTTTTGAATCAAGAGCGTACCTTCGGTGATTAACTCTTGAGTTGTTCTGTCATAAAACGTAGAGTTGCACTCGGATTTCTTACCAAAAATCAGTGGGTAAATGCAAGCGTCGTTTATTGCTTTCAAATATGCTGCTTTCTGAACGAACTGCTGCGGATTGCTAGTAGCGTAAAGGGTGTTTCCGATTTTGACGACATGCTCCGGATAGTTGTTGATGATTTGGTTCCTGTGTACTAAGGGGTGCAGCTGAATAACGGAGGATGTCTTGTTGTCCAGTCGAGGAACATGAAGGATGTACAGAAGGGTCCCTTGGTTTACTGCAAATTTGGGAATTACATGTTGAAAGGCGTCGTCTGGGAGGTCTATTGTCACGCCTTGATTTTGTAATAATGACTTTATAAAAGAGATTTCTTGAATCGAAAGTATTTTATTTGTTGATATTGACGTCTTAGATAGGATGATGGCCTCTTGAATGTCTTCTAATAGTTTATTGATGATATCGATATTAATTATCGTGATTATTGATGTGATCTCGTTGGTTAATAATTCATTCGTTTTCATGTTCTCGATGATTCTGTTGATGGT
The Toxorhynchites rutilus septentrionalis strain SRP chromosome 2, ASM2978413v1, whole genome shotgun sequence genome window above contains:
- the LOC129764771 gene encoding uncharacterized protein LOC129764771 isoform X1, yielding MRNLNEDPLLLLNVGNCKIQTGTLKIIHPINLTHIQESIDYLTTSFYDKVDIRNPLGDVVKLKVKKLYNNFLQIKPLQHHRLRRWDTLGATWKWIAGSPDAQDLRIINSTLNELITQNNQQFEVNNHINERISNLTGTINRIIENMKTNELLTNEITSIITIINIDIINKLLEDIQEAIILSKTSISTNKILSIQEISFIKSLLQNQGVTIDLPDDAFQHVIPKFAVNQGTLLYILHVPRLDNKTSSVIQLHPLVHRNQIINNYPEHVVKIGNTLYATSNPQQFVQKAAYLKAINDACIYPLIFEQRSSTRNGRHPRGTP
- the LOC129764771 gene encoding uncharacterized protein LOC129764771 isoform X2, which translates into the protein MRNLNEDPLLLLNVGNCKIQTGTLKIIHPINLTHIQESIDYLTTSFYDKVDIRNPLGDVVKLKVKKLYNNFLQIKPLQHHRLRRWDTLGATWKWIAGSPDAQDLRIINSTLNELITQNNQQFEVNNHINERISNLTGTINRIIENMKTNELLTNEITSIITIINIDIINKLLEDIQEAIILSKTSISTNKILSIQEISFIKSLLQNQGVTIDLPDDAFQHVIPKFAVNQGTLLYILHVPRLDNKTSSVIQLHPLVHRNQIINNYPEHVVKIGNTLYATSNPQQFVQKAAYLKAINDACIYPLIFE